The following proteins are co-located in the Thermus thermophilus HB8 genome:
- the scpB gene encoding SMC-Scp complex subunit ScpB, whose product MEEAPSLKTLLLAVLFAAGRPVALKELRALGHPEEAVLRALKALERDLEAGHLGVALERVAGGWRLVVHPKALEAVERVLKPSPPRLSRAALEVLALVAYHQPVTRAELEAMRGKGVEGVLESLLERGLVRVVGEKEAPGRPKLYGTTERFLEVFGLESLEDLPPLREDGPPLLLRG is encoded by the coding sequence ATGGAGGAAGCCCCGAGCCTCAAAACCCTCCTCCTCGCCGTCCTCTTCGCCGCGGGAAGGCCCGTGGCCCTCAAGGAGCTTAGGGCCCTGGGCCACCCCGAGGAGGCCGTCCTCCGCGCCCTCAAGGCCCTGGAGCGGGACCTCGAGGCCGGCCACCTGGGCGTGGCCCTGGAGCGGGTGGCGGGGGGGTGGCGGCTCGTGGTCCATCCCAAGGCCTTGGAGGCGGTGGAGCGCGTCCTTAAGCCCTCCCCGCCCAGGCTCTCCCGGGCGGCCCTCGAGGTCCTGGCCCTCGTGGCCTACCACCAGCCCGTGACCCGGGCGGAGCTTGAGGCCATGCGGGGCAAGGGGGTGGAAGGGGTCCTGGAAAGCCTCCTGGAGCGGGGCCTTGTCCGGGTGGTGGGGGAGAAGGAAGCCCCCGGCCGCCCCAAGCTTTACGGGACCACGGAGCGCTTTTTGGAGGTCTTCGGCCTGGAGAGCCTAGAAGACCTCCCCCCGCTCAGGGAGGACGGCCCACCCCTCCTCCTCCGCGGCTAG